The Triplophysa rosa linkage group LG15, Trosa_1v2, whole genome shotgun sequence genome has a segment encoding these proteins:
- the irf4b gene encoding interferon regulatory factor 4, producing the protein MCSDEERAMTGGSGNGKLRQWLIEQVDSGKYPGLVWENEEKSIFRIPWKHAGKQDYNRDEDAALFKAWALFKGKHREGIDKPDPPTWKTRLRCALNKSNDFEELVERSQLDISDPYKVYRIVPEGSKKVSRSLEDSQSNSSSPSYPIHPPYAAAPSQVCNYMSPAERGWRDYSPLPEISYSQTPYTARWDPGYQFSGSFYSCNASDPQPSPFSLDSSMRSSEALAFSDYRLHVMVFYRDALVREVTVSGPEGCQIGPSREVQGYISPGTPELVELPHTEGTSLERGVQLWVTPDGLYARRRCSCRVYWDGAHAPPSNKPNKLERDQTCKLLDTQLFVTELQSYSLHARPAPRSQVLLFFEDEGSDAQRPKRTYTVQVEPLFARQLFFLAHPGSMNYIRTHDLPHLPPEHTLTPSQDFHRVITHHHNNGPQN; encoded by the exons aTGTGTTCAGATGAAGAGCGCGCGATGACCGGGGGCTCCGGTAACGGAAAGTTGCGTCAGTGGTTGATCGAACAGGTGGACAGCGGAAAATACCCCGGGCTGGTGTGGGAGAACGAGGAGAAGAGCATCTTCAGAATACCGTGGAAGCACGCGGGCAAGCAGGACTACAACAGAGATGAGGATGCTGCGCTCTTCAAG GCTTGGGCGCTGTTCAAAGGCAAACACCGAGAAGGCATTGACAAACCTGATCCGCCAACGTGGAAAACGCGCCTTCGGTGCGCACTTAACAAGAGCAACGATTTCGAAGAGCTCGTGGAGCGAAGTCAGCTTGACATATCGGATCCCTATAAAGTGTACAGGATCGTCCCGGAGGGATCCAAAAAAG TATCCAGATCTCTTGAAGATTCGCAGTCCAATTCATCCTCACCCAGTTACCCCATACACCCTCCATATGCCGCTGCACCTTCTCAG GTGTGCAACTACATGTCCCCAGCAGAGAGAGGATGGAGAGATTACTCCCCCCTGCCTGAGATCTCTTACAGCCAGACCCCCTACACTGCACGCTGGGACCCTg GATACCAGTTCAGTGGCTCCTTCTATAGTTGCAATGCATCAGACCCACAGCCCTCACCCTTCTCCCTGGACTCCAGCATGAGATCATCAGAGGCTTTGGCTTTCTCAG ATTACCGCTTACACGTGATGGTATTTTACCGGGATGCCCTGGTACGAGAGGTAACAGTCAGTGGCCCAGAGGGTTGCCAGATTGGTCCCAGCAGAGAGGTACAAGGCTATATTTCACCCGGCACCCCAGAATTGGTTGAACTCCCTCACACTGAAGGGACATCTCTGGAACGCGGTGTTCAGCTCTGGGTGACCCCGGATGGGCTGTACGCCCGTCGCCGCTGCTCCTGCAGGGTGTACTGGGATGGAGCTCATGCACCACCTTCTAACAAACCCAACAAGCTAGAGAGAGACCAGACCTGTAAACTTCTGGACACCCAGCTTTTCGTAACAG AGTTGCAGAGTTATAGCCTGCACGCTCGCCCCGCTCCGCGTTCCCAAGTGCTATTGTTCTTTGAGGATGAAGGATCCGATGCACAAAGACCAAAGAGGACTTACACAGTGCAG GTTGAGCCACTGTTTGCTCGACAGCTTTTCTTCCTCGCTCATCCAGGGAGCATGAACTATATTCGGACTCACGACCTTCCACACCTGCCTCCTGAACACACCCTCACCCCAAGCCAAGATTTCCACCGAGTCATCACACATCACCATAACAACGGTCCTCAAAATTGA
- the si:dkey-25e12.3 gene encoding adenosine 5'-monophosphoramidase HINT3, which produces MTEAKHSSENPNISADDDSYDDTCVFCMIANGDCPHTNILFIDEDIVCFQDIYPGAAHHYLVVPKKHIRSCKSLEADDISLVKKMAAVGRSMLKSNNVTDLEDISLGFHVPPYISVPHLHLHVLAPYSQLNVETEYKFTDFRYLTVEALLQALEMKKEGRKLKWINCLPMCI; this is translated from the exons ATGACAGAAGCGAAGCATTCCAGCGAAAATCCCAATATCAGCGCCGACGACGACTCGTATGATGACACGTGTGTTTTCTGTATGATCGCAAATGGTGACTGTCCACACACAAATATACTGTTTATC gATGAAGACATTGTTTGTTTCCAGGACATTTATCCAGGTGCAGCTCATCACTACCTGGTTGTTCCAAAAAAGCATATTCGCAGTTGTAAATCACTTGAAGCAGATGATATCAGTCTTG TGAAGAAGATGGCAGCGGTTGGAAGAAGTATGTTAAAATCCAATAATGTCACAGATTTAGAAGATATCAg CCTAGGGTTCCATGTGCCACCATATATCAGCGTCCCCCACCTGCACCTGCATGTTCTTGCACCTTATAGTCAACTTAATGTAGAGACAGAATACAAGTTTACAGACTTCAGGTACCTCACA GTGGAAGCATTGCTTCAGGCTCTAGAAATGAAAAAGGAGGGTAGAAAACTTAAATGGATTAACTGCTTGCCCATGTGTATATGA
- the stx11b.1 gene encoding syntaxin-11b.1 — MRDRLDHLQTVSVSSLHVEEMESDSFSNVDLEEDFAQQAVIFDNSEKMEFVLDEAQETRREIQLIRLEVKRLKDQNTRLLSEPTRTTHIKQDANVIVGGIKTRGEDILARLHKMDAQAKNLEEENGVNSAVARVARTQYATLSNNFRDAMTEYNDAEMSHKENCKLHIQRQMEIVGREVSGDQIEEMLDNGQWNIFSDNFISEGKTARSALNQIESRHRDLLELEGRLKSLHDVFLDVAMLVEEQGPMTDYILNNVQKTDAKLNEVLVKLERAKRHDKNNPFKKLFCGCFPCAKN, encoded by the coding sequence ATGAGGGACAGACTGGACCATCTGCAGACCGTCTCAGTGTCAAGCCTCCATGTGGAGGAGATGGAATCAGATTCATTCAGCAATGTGGACCTGGAGGAGGACTTCGCCCAGCAAGCTGTCATTTTTGACAACAGCGAGAAGATGGAGTTTGTGCTCGATGAGGCTCAAGAAACCAGACGTGAGATTCAACTCATCCGACTTGAGGTCAAACGTTTAAAAGATCAAAACACACGCCTTCTTAGTGAACCAACTCGTACAACTCACATAAAGCAAGACGCCAACGTCATCGTTGGTGGCATCAAGACTCGTGGAGAAGACATCCTAGCACGCCTTCATAAGATGGATGCCCAAGCCAAAAATCTTGAAGAGGAAAATGGCGTCAACTCGGCTGTGGCAAGAGTTGCCCGGACACAGTACGCCACCCTGAGTAACAACTTCCGTGACGCGATGACAGAATACAATGATGCAGAGATGAGCCACAAGGAGAACTGCAAGCTTCACATTCAGCGACAAATGGAGATTGTGGGAAGAGAGGTTTCTGGTGACCAGATTGAGGAGATGCTGGATAACGGTCAGTGGAACATATTCAGTGATAACTTTATCTCAGAAGGCAAAACAGCCCGCTCTGCACTCAACCAGATTGAGAGTAGACATCGGGACTTGCTGGAGTTAGAAGGTCGACTCAAGAGCCTTCACGACGTCTTCCTGGATGTGGCTATGCTTGTAGAGGAACAAGGACCTATGACAGACTACATATTAAACAATGTTCAAAAAACTGATGCTAAGCTTAACGAAGTCCTTGTCAAACTGGAACGGGCAAAGAGGCATGACAAAAACAACCCGTTCAAGAAACTGTTCTGTGGATGCTTCCCATGTGCAAAAAACTGA
- the stx11b.2 gene encoding syntaxin-11b.2, protein MRDRLEHLQAVSESNGTVVEHEQAHALHFSDGDHDDPPQDPGSTNPDLESVFDEAQEARREIQLIRLEVKNLREKNLRIFTEAMCTGTPNTSDSNAIAADIKTRGQEMLAHLRKMDSHAKELEEKYGVNSPVARIARAQYTSISTGFRDAMVEYNEAEMSHRESCKAYIQRQMEIVGREVTGDQIEEMLEIGQWNIFSENMVSEGKTARSALIRIESRHTELLQLERRIQSLHEVFMDVAMLAEEHRSMVECIHTHVQSTEVEVRDVLVKLERAKRHDRSNPFKKMFFWKR, encoded by the coding sequence ATGAGGGACAGACTTGAACACCTTCAGGCGGTATCAGAATCCAATGGGACTGTAGTGGAACATGAACAAGCCCATGCTCTCCATTTCTCAGATGGAGACCACGATGACCCTCCTCAGGACCCCGGCAGCACCAACCCTGATTTGGAGTCTGTTTTTGATGAGGCACAGGAAGCTCGACGTGAGATTCAATTGATCCGTTTGGAAGTGAAGAATCTCAGAGAGAAAAACTTGCGCATCTTTACGGAGGCAATGTGCACCGGTACCCCAAATACCAGTGACTCTAATGCTATTGCTGCTGACATCAAAACCCGTGGACAGGAAATGCTTGCGCACCTTCGCAAGATGGATTCCCATGCCAAAGAGTTAGAAGAGAAGTATGGTGTCAATTCACCTGTGGCAAGAATAGCTCGAGCCCAGTATACAAGCATAAGCACAGGCTTCCGTGATGCCATGGTGGAGTACAACGAGGCAGAGATGAGCCACAGAGAATCCTGCAAAGCATACATTCAACGACAAATGGAGATTGTGGGACGAGAGGTCACAGGTGACCAGATCGAAGAGATGCTGGAGATCGGCCAGTGGAACATCTTTAGTGAGAACATGGTTTCAGAAGGTAAAACTGCACGGTCGGCACTCATTCGGATTGAGAGCAGACATACAGAACTACTACAGCTGGAGAGACGCATTCAGAGCCTTCATGAAGTTTTTATGGATGTGGCCATGCTAGCAGAAGAACATAGGTCAATGGTAGAATGCATTCACACCCATGTGCAGTCAACTGAGGTGGAGGTCAGGGATGTCCTTGTGAAGCTCGAGAGAGCCAAGAGACATGATAGAAGcaatccctttaagaaaatgttCTTCTGGAAGCGGTGA